The proteins below come from a single Chryseobacterium capnotolerans genomic window:
- a CDS encoding TonB-dependent receptor: MKHISKKVLYINGIMLLVPFALSAQETHPIFGKILNQEGKIISNATVFINQGSSTTTSKDGKFQFETQVQYPAHLMIDAKGYSRSNITLDSLSYDDKNGITIRMTENQTDLQEVLITARRNNSYLTNTLELGGKFSGNLKDLPQSVSIVSSEFMEDKQAYTTRDVVQDLAGVTTASSYDDLIIRGFKSGYETGIRLVNGLRSGYSYGNSYYRSPLTINLESVSVLKGPGASLFGDVTPGGTINMVTKKPLDRQKGSINFSVGSFQTIRTSIDLTGPLDKEKKILYRLNAGYEDSKTFRNVNQQKNFMMAPSFTFKPFDGTQVDIDLVYDQFHGYLDRGMGLRNNDFYALDRSFTLSQPSDFYNTKMLSFSARLSQRLTHNLSLNASYMKSIYQEEVNEHRTLNSYADAPTNTIMNMRFFDRHGKDYTDNSVVYLKWDLTGHTIENHIVAGVDYAQYEGDSNNQQREARQQKVDGKIVPLTFDLNNPTYTTHDLSNYVWLSQGNYPFLSPYKTTGIYVQDQISFADRLKLIVGLRHEHYYSETVNGKDRFSATQNVWLPRIGLTYQINDQINYFASYSQGFAPVGANFIQNYQDYGADKPFTAEHSFQIETGLKTGFFKNQLQMDLSLFQIERQNMLIATGEIGTSGFPVYRQSGEAVSKGVELDIRGQLTKEFQIMGNYTFNHTEVKSSSIASEVGQALPGAPKNMASIWLKYVFSTSALKGLGFGAGMYYVDTRRMDNSIGKDSNGNALWGGMALLYYRQCCRLLPYRKNENGSECQQYFR, translated from the coding sequence ATGAAACATATCTCTAAAAAAGTATTGTACATCAATGGTATCATGCTCCTAGTTCCTTTTGCGCTATCAGCACAGGAGACCCATCCTATTTTTGGAAAAATCCTGAATCAGGAAGGAAAAATAATTTCTAATGCCACCGTTTTTATCAACCAAGGAAGTTCGACAACAACAAGTAAAGACGGAAAATTTCAGTTTGAAACCCAGGTTCAATATCCAGCACATCTCATGATTGATGCCAAAGGCTATTCCAGATCCAATATCACACTAGATTCCCTTTCTTATGATGATAAAAACGGAATTACAATTCGTATGACAGAAAATCAAACGGATCTCCAGGAGGTTTTAATTACTGCTCGAAGAAACAACTCTTATCTTACTAATACTCTGGAGCTTGGAGGAAAATTTTCAGGGAATCTAAAAGATCTGCCACAATCAGTTTCTATTGTCAGCAGTGAGTTTATGGAAGATAAGCAGGCCTACACTACCCGTGATGTTGTACAAGATCTGGCAGGGGTAACCACAGCTTCTTCTTATGATGATCTTATCATTCGGGGATTTAAAAGCGGCTACGAAACAGGAATCCGTCTTGTGAATGGACTGCGTTCGGGATATAGTTATGGAAACAGCTATTACCGTTCACCCTTAACGATCAATCTGGAAAGCGTATCTGTTTTAAAAGGGCCTGGTGCGTCATTATTTGGAGATGTAACTCCCGGCGGAACGATCAACATGGTGACTAAAAAGCCATTGGATAGACAAAAAGGTTCTATCAACTTCTCCGTTGGGAGTTTTCAGACTATCCGTACCAGCATTGACTTGACAGGACCGTTGGATAAGGAAAAGAAAATTCTGTATCGTCTGAATGCAGGCTATGAGGACAGCAAAACATTCCGAAATGTCAATCAGCAGAAAAACTTTATGATGGCTCCATCTTTTACTTTTAAACCATTTGATGGAACTCAGGTAGATATTGATCTTGTATATGATCAGTTCCATGGATATCTTGATCGTGGAATGGGATTGAGAAATAATGATTTTTACGCCCTGGACCGCTCCTTTACTTTAAGTCAGCCATCGGATTTTTATAATACCAAAATGTTATCATTCAGTGCAAGATTAAGCCAGCGCCTTACTCATAACCTTTCATTGAATGCAAGTTATATGAAATCCATCTATCAGGAAGAGGTAAATGAACACCGCACCCTGAACAGTTATGCAGACGCACCTACCAATACCATCATGAATATGCGTTTCTTTGACCGTCACGGAAAAGATTATACGGATAACTCTGTAGTGTATTTAAAATGGGATCTTACCGGTCATACAATAGAGAATCATATTGTTGCAGGAGTAGATTATGCCCAATATGAAGGAGACAGCAATAATCAGCAAAGAGAAGCAAGACAACAAAAAGTAGATGGTAAAATTGTTCCATTAACATTTGACCTTAATAATCCTACCTATACCACTCATGATCTGAGTAATTATGTATGGTTATCTCAAGGAAATTATCCTTTTCTAAGCCCATACAAAACCACCGGAATCTATGTACAGGATCAGATTTCATTTGCAGATAGATTAAAACTTATCGTTGGACTGCGTCATGAGCATTATTATTCTGAAACTGTAAATGGTAAAGACCGCTTTAGTGCGACTCAGAACGTATGGCTGCCTCGTATTGGACTTACCTATCAGATCAACGATCAGATCAATTATTTCGCAAGTTATTCACAGGGATTTGCTCCTGTTGGGGCTAACTTTATCCAAAATTACCAGGATTATGGTGCCGATAAACCTTTCACTGCTGAGCATAGCTTTCAGATTGAAACCGGACTTAAAACCGGATTTTTTAAGAATCAATTGCAAATGGACCTATCTCTCTTCCAGATTGAACGTCAAAATATGCTGATTGCAACAGGAGAAATCGGTACATCAGGATTTCCAGTGTACAGACAATCCGGAGAAGCAGTATCAAAAGGCGTGGAACTGGACATCCGCGGGCAGCTGACCAAAGAATTTCAGATCATGGGAAATTATACTTTTAACCATACAGAAGTGAAATCTTCTTCCATCGCCTCTGAAGTGGGACAGGCTTTGCCCGGAGCTCCTAAAAACATGGCAAGCATATGGTTAAAATACGTCTTCTCAACCTCAGCTTTAAAAGGACTTGGCTTTGGTGCGGGAATGTATTATGTAGATACCAGACGTATGGATAACAGCATTGGAAAAGACAGCAATGGTAATGCTCTTTGGGGGGGAATGGCCCTCTTATACTACCGTCAATGCTGCCGTTTATTACCATATCGGAAAAATGAAAATGGCAGTGAATGTCAACAATATTTTCGATAA
- a CDS encoding GNAT family N-acetyltransferase, which translates to MKNHKEITISLVQDYQVFEVLPYVMEFRRQLYPLLDPLIVPKDLVNFEQNYLQSPTGAFLQARTEDGKLIGVIGMMPFDYRFPHLDIDQNTTVEVARLFVNPEYRRAGIATRLFQELVKTAQKKKIKRLYLHTHPFLQGAYDYWLKQNFKLLKSCYEGTYPTLHMELMIPTEQ; encoded by the coding sequence ATGAAAAATCATAAAGAAATAACGATTTCACTGGTACAAGATTATCAGGTATTTGAAGTCCTTCCTTATGTCATGGAATTCAGACGTCAATTGTATCCGCTGCTGGATCCTTTGATTGTTCCTAAAGACCTTGTCAACTTTGAGCAGAATTACCTTCAATCTCCCACCGGAGCATTCTTACAGGCCCGGACTGAAGACGGAAAACTGATAGGTGTTATTGGAATGATGCCTTTTGATTACCGTTTTCCTCATCTGGACATTGACCAAAACACAACCGTAGAAGTCGCTAGGTTATTCGTTAACCCCGAATACCGGAGAGCAGGAATTGCCACCCGTCTGTTTCAGGAATTGGTAAAAACAGCTCAAAAGAAAAAAATAAAAAGATTATACCTGCATACTCATCCTTTTCTACAAGGAGCTTATGATTATTGGCTTAAACAGAATTTTAAACTTCTGAAATCATGCTATGAAGGTACTTATCCAACTCTACACATGGAATTAATGATTCCCACAGAACAATAA
- a CDS encoding FAD-dependent oxidoreductase — MLIDNISIAIIGDGPAGLTLARLLQLKNAHVKVYERDFNKEARVQGSPLDMHEDSGLAAIRKAGLLEEFKKTFRPGADKTLIMNEQAEILFSDHENKPEEDFGAEHFRPEIDRGPLRNMLLESLQPDTVVWDSHFISMEPQNKGWVLHFKNGTSAYADLVIASDGAHSKIRPYLTDNQPIYSGVIMLEGIVSKDHAPNINALINGGKIMAFGDAKNILMGQKGNGDLGFYASFKADENWAVSSGLDFSDNTAILQWFKTEYPEWSEIWHELFEKAAIPFIPRPIYFMPLDQTWEARSNITLIGDAAHVMPPFAGEGANMAMLDALELSEYLTSSHYSTLQEAISQYEITMRKRAATATKESLENGERMHSKTALATMLEFFSGH; from the coding sequence ATGCTGATAGACAATATATCAATCGCCATCATTGGCGACGGCCCTGCCGGACTTACACTGGCAAGACTTTTACAGCTGAAAAATGCCCATGTAAAAGTATATGAAAGAGATTTTAATAAAGAAGCCCGTGTTCAGGGCTCTCCTCTCGACATGCATGAAGATTCGGGGCTGGCAGCCATACGTAAAGCTGGTTTACTGGAAGAATTTAAAAAGACATTCCGACCGGGAGCAGATAAAACGCTCATCATGAATGAACAGGCTGAAATTCTGTTCAGTGATCATGAGAACAAGCCTGAGGAAGATTTTGGAGCTGAACATTTCCGTCCTGAAATAGATCGTGGTCCTTTGAGAAATATGCTGCTGGAGTCTCTGCAACCTGACACAGTGGTATGGGACAGCCATTTTATATCCATGGAGCCTCAGAATAAAGGATGGGTACTTCATTTCAAAAACGGAACTTCGGCTTATGCGGATCTGGTGATTGCATCTGATGGAGCTCATTCTAAAATCCGTCCTTATCTCACAGATAACCAACCTATTTATTCAGGAGTGATTATGCTGGAAGGTATTGTTTCAAAAGACCATGCTCCTAACATTAATGCATTGATTAATGGTGGAAAGATAATGGCCTTTGGAGATGCTAAAAATATACTGATGGGACAGAAAGGAAACGGCGATCTTGGCTTCTATGCAAGCTTTAAAGCCGATGAAAACTGGGCGGTTAGCAGTGGACTGGATTTTTCTGATAATACCGCAATCCTGCAATGGTTTAAAACAGAATATCCGGAATGGAGTGAAATATGGCACGAATTGTTTGAAAAAGCTGCTATTCCTTTTATTCCCCGTCCTATTTATTTTATGCCTTTAGATCAGACCTGGGAAGCAAGATCCAATATAACATTAATAGGTGATGCCGCCCATGTTATGCCTCCGTTTGCAGGAGAAGGAGCCAACATGGCTATGCTTGATGCTCTTGAGCTCAGTGAATATTTAACAAGCAGTCATTACAGTACTTTACAGGAAGCTATTTCACAATATGAGATTACGATGCGAAAACGAGCTGCCACTGCCACAAAAGAGTCTCTTGAAAACGGAGAACGGATGCATTCTAAAACAGCTTTAGCAACGATGCTGGAATTCTTTAGCGGTCATTAA
- a CDS encoding helix-turn-helix domain-containing protein produces the protein MDNDFHFHFIEPDQNIADFVENLGTFHNRSDEAKEVVIIPDGRVDLFFMQSSSGPFQITLIGLETYPEQRQIPPKTQAFVVSFKPIAVEYILHTTIADVLNAAKELSKDFWNFKADDLQDFELCCTKATKKIQELIPLKTDVRKHRLFELIYTSKGEMSVNELSEKVGWSSRQINRYFTKYLGLSLKAYSTILRFRASLEHIAQGKLFPELNYTDQNHFIKEVKNFQVLHPKNYQKIKTTDLYYYQC, from the coding sequence ATGGATAATGATTTCCATTTTCATTTCATCGAACCGGATCAAAATATTGCAGATTTTGTAGAAAACCTGGGTACTTTCCATAACCGATCAGATGAAGCAAAAGAAGTGGTGATTATTCCTGATGGAAGGGTTGATTTATTTTTCATGCAATCATCTTCAGGGCCTTTTCAAATCACTCTTATTGGATTGGAAACCTATCCCGAACAAAGACAAATCCCACCGAAAACTCAGGCTTTTGTGGTGAGCTTTAAACCTATTGCAGTGGAATACATTTTACACACCACCATTGCTGATGTATTAAATGCTGCCAAAGAGCTTTCTAAAGATTTCTGGAATTTTAAAGCTGATGATTTACAAGATTTTGAACTTTGCTGCACAAAAGCAACAAAAAAAATACAGGAGCTGATTCCCCTAAAAACAGATGTGAGAAAACATAGACTTTTTGAACTCATCTATACATCAAAAGGAGAAATGAGCGTGAATGAACTTTCGGAAAAAGTGGGCTGGAGCAGTAGACAGATCAACCGTTATTTCACAAAATATCTGGGATTATCATTAAAGGCCTACTCTACTATTCTGCGCTTCAGAGCCTCTTTGGAACATATTGCACAAGGCAAGTTATTCCCGGAGCTTAATTATACAGATCAGAATCATTTCATTAAAGAAGTGAAAAATTTTCAGGTGTTGCACCCAAAGAATTATCAAAAAATAAAAACGACCGATTTATACTATTATCAGTGTTGA